A genomic stretch from Mya arenaria isolate MELC-2E11 chromosome 10, ASM2691426v1 includes:
- the LOC128204226 gene encoding perlucin-like protein, translating to MLKFQSAFYCMIVLLLVCLGFCEAFANCPDGWVPYQESCYWIRHDKPLTFDAAKQHCDHESGGMGKMLYVSSADENAWIKDYLRDMRVGTTYWWLGLTDKHTEGSWHWVASQQQTTFTDFKPGDLGDHNQEDCAIYASVHNFQWADVACSINAYPICKINYNDLELFGK from the exons ATGTTGAAATTTCAATCAgctttttattgtatgattgtTCTGTTGCTCGTTTGTCTAG gATTTTGTGAAGCCTTCGCGAATTGTCCCGACGGGTGGGTGCCGTACCAGGAATCGTGTTACTGGATACGGCATGATAAGCCATTGACGTTTGACGCTGCCAAG CAACATTGTGACCATGAGAGCGGAGGCATGGGGAAAATGCTATACGTTAGCAGCGCGGATGAAAACGCGTGGATCAAGGACTATCTCCGTGATATGAGAGTGGGAACCACCTACTGGTGGCTAGGACTGACGGACAAACACACTGAGGGTTCTTGGCACTGGGTGGCTAGCCAgcaacaaacaacatttacag ATTTCAAGCCGGGTGATCTAGGAGACCACAATCAAGAAGACTGTGCGATATATGCCTCAGTTCATAATTTCCAGTGGGCTGATGTCGCCTGCAGCATAAATGCATACCCCATCTGCAAGATAAA